In Chelmon rostratus isolate fCheRos1 chromosome 20, fCheRos1.pri, whole genome shotgun sequence, a single window of DNA contains:
- the LOC121623763 gene encoding guanine nucleotide-binding protein G(olf) subunit alpha-like — MGCLGGKTEEERLDEKAKREANKKIERQLQKERQAYKATHRLLLLGAGESGKSTIVKQMRILHVDGFNAEEKQQKIQDIRKNVKDAIVTIVSAMSMLTPPMPLGNPGNQFRVDYIKSIAPLSDFEYTEEFFEHAQKLWEDDGVKACFERSNEYQLIDCAQYFLDRLDSVRKTDYTPTDQDLLRCRVLTSGIFETRFQVDKVNFHMFDVGGQRDERRKWIQCFNDVTAIIFVAASSSYNMVIREDNSTNRLRESLDLFRSIWTNRFLKTISVILFLNKQDVLADKILAGKSKLEDYFPEYNNYQVPPEAVPDADEDPRVTRAKFFIRDEFLRISTASGDGKHYCYPHFTCAVDTENIRRVFNDCRDIIQRMHLRQYELL; from the exons ATGGGCTGTCTTGGAGGGAAGACGGAGGAAGAACGACTGGATGAAAAAGCGAAGCGAGAAGCCAACAAGAAGATTGAGAGACAGCTGCAGAAGGAGAGACAGGCTTACAAAGCTACACACAGACTGTTACTGCTGG gtgcaGGAGAATCAGGTAAAAGCACCATCGTGAAGCAGATGAGGATTCTTCATGTGGACGGTTTCAACGCTGA agagaaacagcagaagatTCAAGACATCAGGAAGAATGTGAAGGATGCTATAGTG accATTGTGTCAGCCATGAGTATGTTGACTCCACCCATGCCTCTGGGTAACCCTGGCAACCAGTTCAGAGTCGACTACATCAAGAGCATTGCACCACTGTCTGACTTCGAATACAcagag GAGTTCTTTGAGCACGCTCAGAAGCTGTGGGAGGACGACGGCGTGAAGGCCTGTTTCGAGCGCTCCAACGAGTATCAGCTGATCGACTGTGCTCAGta CTTCCTCGACAGGCTGGATTCAGTCAGGAAGACGGACTATACTCCGACTGACCAG GATTTGTTGCGCTGCAGAGTTTTGACTTCGGGGATCTTTGAAACCAGATTTCAGGTGGACAAGGTCAACTTCCA tatGTTTGATGTCGGTGGACAGCGAGATGAGCGCAGGAAGTGGATCCAGTGCTTCAACG ATGTAACAGCCATCATCTTCGTCGCAGCGAGCAGCAGCTACAACATGGTGATCAGAGAAGACAACTCCACCAATCGGCTGCGAGAGTCTCTGGACCTCTTCAGATCCATCTGGACCAACAG gttTCTGAAGACCATCTCAGTGATCTTGTTCCTGAACAAACAGGATGTGCTCGCTGACAAGATTCTGGCCGGAAAATCCAAACTGGAAGATTATTTTCCCGAATACAACAACTACCAAGTACCTCCTGAAG CTGTTCCAGACGCCGACGAAGACCCCAGAGTGACCAGAGCCAAGTTCTTCATCCGAGATGAGTTTCTG aggATCAGCACAGCGAGTGGCGATGGGAAACATTACTGCTATCCTCACTTCACCTGTGCCGTCGACACCGAAAACATCCGTCGTGTCTTCAATGACTGTCGTGACATCATCCAGCGGATGCACCTGCGGCAGT
- the LOC121624253 gene encoding synaptonemal complex protein 2-like has translation MLEVKIEDCLVRGDSSDLVSVLHHEGLSSITLTRLNQLVTKDLHGRGFSRVLVVLKSLEILSENRDDLETLVKNGLTAKVLLWFQAVHDLLTSDLQKNPAPLLTLTEEFYDYFLLLGQASLPVGQLSVVLLQLARFALEPEIHFPLRLEAIRTFNSILESLSREQRRLIQNDQNQTQILSQMAAAILTVGDYELQVSLSEALCRLTPRKDREQRANQWFSSRDVSSAFCDIRDGDFEVDCRRFLNFLNCYHGDQRRVYTFPCLRAFLDSTELFPPKDDKVEQFWIDFNLSSGCVSFFIDEPQGFLWGSVHLHKEEMDHYSLQVKPDGCTGAETVLSVRLNNPIMHHNSRGQTVVLNFDSEHHRELEEAAGRVFMKVKSSPSVIHTGGTIQAPPSARQSSRSYSRKKPQSKSQLKILPLSSPSSEEDASVLKTSGRNTAEFLFDQIRHSTPAYDSGVPVGAELEISQEQTEDLGESSSPLIQEVVSSDRKRAAPDSGYLSDQTEGFSAQKRRAEPLPEGEGSNSPLEEGPPEGVGPPEQEAGLFNGGAESDVEKKEPIIESGMEPESDLTSGITAAFNSFKIQLEQHFTGCWRNVETEVLLSLKECQQHVSSLLNAVHQHRLALLQRFENSVTDQLNQLQGNTTSLNSMNTQILSFFQSEMQRLGTFCDEHQQRLKSWESRELGIEHRTSK, from the exons ATG TTGGAGGTGAAGATTGAGGACTGTCTGGTACGTGGAGACTCGTCTGATCTGGTTTCTGTACTTCACCATGAAGGACTGTCCAGCATCACGCTCACCAGGCTGAACCAGCTGGTTACCAAG gACCTACATGGACGTGGTTTCAGCAGAGTTCTGGTTGTGTTGAAATCTTTAGAGATCCTGTCAGAGAACAGAGACGACCTGGAGACGCTCGTCAAGAACGGACTGACGGCTAAA GTGTTGTTGTGGTTCCAAGCTGTCCACGacctgctgacctctgacctccagaaGAACCCCGCCCCCCTGCTGACTCTCACTGAGGAGTTCTATGACTACTTCCTG ctgCTGGGTCAAGCTTCTCTTCCag tcggTCAGCTGTCTGTGGTTCTTCTTCAGTTGGCTCGGTTTGCGTTGGAACCAGAAATCCACTTTCCACTGAGACTGGAG GCCATCAGAACCTTTAACAGCATCCTGGAGTCcctgagcagagagcagaggaggctgaTCCAGAATGACCAAAACCAGACCcaaatact ATCCCAGATGGCAGCAGCAATTCTGACAGTTGGAG ACTACGAGCTGCAGGTCAGCCTATCAGAGGCTCTGTGTCGTCTTACTCCCAGGAAGGACCGAGAGCAGAGAGCCAATCAGTGGTTCTCCAGCCGTGATGTCAGCAGTGCCTTCTGTGACATCAGAGATGGAGACTTTGAGGTG GACTGTCGCCGATTCCTGAACTTTTTAaactgttaccatggagaccAGAGGAG gGTCTACACCTTCCCCTGCCTCAGAGCTTTCCTTGACTCCACTGAG ctgtttcctccGAAAGACGACAAAGTGGAACAGTTCTGGATAGATTTCAACCTGAGCTCAGGATGTGTGAGCTTCTTCATCGACGAGCCTCAG GGTTTTCTGTGGGGGTCCGTCCACCTGCACAAAGAGGAAATGGATCATTACAGTCTTCAGGTGAAACCTGATG GATGCACCGGGGCAGAGACGGTCCTAAGTGTCCGACTGAACAATCCCATCATGCACCACAACAGCAGAGGTCAAACGGTGGTGCTGAACTTCGACTCTGAACAccacagagagctggaggaggctgctgggagAGTGTTCAtg AAAGTAAAGAGCTCCCCTAGTGTCATCCACACAGGTGGTACAATCCAGGCCCCCCCCTCTGCCAGACAGAGCAGTAGATCCTACAGCAGGAAGAAACCACAGAGCAAGAGTCAGCTGAAGA tctTGCCTCTGTCGTCTCCGAGCAGTGAAGAAGACGCGTCCGTCTTGAAG acttcagggagaaacactgcagagttCCTGTTTGATCAGATCAGACACTCGACTCCCGCGTATGACTCAG gtgttCCTGTGGGGGCGGAGCTTGAGATCTCACAGGAGCAGACGGAGGATCTCGGAGAAAGCAGCTCTCCATTAATACAG gAGGTCGTCAGTTCTGACAGGAAGAGAGCAGCTCCAGACTcag GCTACCTGTCAGACCAAACTGAGGGTTTTTCAGCCCAGAAGAGGAGGGCAGAGCCTCTGCCAGAGGGGGAGGGGTCTAACTCACCTCTGGAAG AGGGGCCACCTGAGGGGGTGGGGCCACCTGAGCAGGAGGCTGGGCTGTTTAATGGTGGAGCGGAGTCAGATGTGGAGAAGAAGGAGCCAATCATAGAGTCAGGGATGGAGCCAGAGTCAGACTTAACATCTGGCATCACAGCTGCCTTCAACTCTTTCAAAATACAACTAGAACAACACTTCACt ggcTGCTGGCGGAACGTTGAAACTGAAGTTCTTCTGTCTTTAAAAGAGTGTCAACAACACGTCTCCTCGCTGCTGAATGCTGTCCATCAACACAG gttagcgttgctgcagaggtttgagAACAGCGTCACTGATCAGCTGAACCAACTGCAAGGAAACACAACCAGCCTGAACtccatgaacacacagatcCTG AGTTTTTTTCAGTCTGAGATGCAGCGACTGGGCACGTTCTGTGACGAACACCAGCAGAG GTTGAAGTCATGGGAAAGTCGAGAGTTGGGGATAGAACATCGGACCAGTAAatga